A part of Oceanidesulfovibrio indonesiensis genomic DNA contains:
- a CDS encoding N-acetyltransferase: MSLDTKDFYIRKARVQDVETIHKSIMVCAKDGLMLPRAFTDLYSHMRDHYVIAPREGQGPIKGCCALSLCWKDYAEVRSLMVDEDMRGRGWGKRLVEACLSEALTLGFYKVFTLTYQVDFFHSLGFEEVDKNELPQKVWSDCIHCAKFPNCDETAMLIEL; encoded by the coding sequence GTGAGCCTGGACACCAAGGATTTCTACATCCGCAAGGCCCGCGTGCAGGATGTGGAAACCATCCACAAGAGCATCATGGTCTGCGCCAAGGACGGCCTGATGCTGCCGCGTGCGTTCACCGACCTGTACAGCCATATGCGCGACCATTACGTGATCGCCCCACGCGAAGGGCAGGGTCCGATCAAGGGGTGCTGCGCGCTTTCCCTCTGCTGGAAGGACTACGCCGAGGTGCGCTCGCTCATGGTGGACGAAGACATGCGTGGCCGCGGGTGGGGCAAGCGTCTCGTGGAGGCGTGCCTTTCCGAGGCCCTGACTCTCGGTTTTTACAAGGTCTTCACCCTGACGTACCAGGTTGATTTCTTCCACAGCCTGGGATTCGAGGAAGTGGACAAGAACGAGCTGCCGCAGAAGGTCTGGTCCGACTGCATCCATTGCGCCAAATTCCCGAACTGCGATGAAACGGCAATGCTCATCGAACTGTAA
- a CDS encoding TlpA family protein disulfide reductase, with amino-acid sequence MTVFRTNAIVRPALLRHVLGVAVLAALVLFASSPGSARTSLEKMNDLDVLELINDSKGKVMVINFFASWCGPCRLEIPELIEIREDFSGDAVTVVGIAVDDTEPALRRFSRDMGFNYPVYMGETSVSRLFNIEGVPMVLVYSPQGKLIDTQVGYRPGHVREIVEENLPQ; translated from the coding sequence ATGACCGTATTCCGTACCAATGCTATCGTGCGCCCGGCGCTGCTTCGGCATGTGCTGGGCGTTGCGGTTCTTGCCGCCCTCGTTCTGTTCGCGTCTTCCCCCGGTTCGGCGCGCACGTCTCTGGAAAAAATGAACGACCTTGACGTGCTGGAGTTGATAAATGACTCCAAAGGCAAAGTCATGGTCATCAATTTCTTCGCCTCCTGGTGCGGGCCATGCCGCCTGGAGATTCCTGAGCTCATCGAGATCCGCGAGGATTTCTCCGGCGACGCCGTCACGGTTGTAGGCATTGCAGTGGACGATACCGAGCCGGCCCTGCGTCGATTCTCCCGGGATATGGGGTTCAACTATCCCGTTTACATGGGGGAAACCTCGGTCTCCCGCCTGTTCAACATCGAGGGCGTGCCCATGGTTCTTGTCTACTCCCCGCAGGGCAAGCTCATTGACACCCAGGTGGGGTACCGGCCCGGGCACGTGCGCGAAATAGTCGAGGAGAATCTCCCGCAGTGA
- a CDS encoding homocysteine S-methyltransferase family protein, whose protein sequence is MSLFTTFRDSQGVVVLDGAMGTMFQARGLPSGVSPELFGQERPDITASIHQAYVDAGACGLTTNTFGGTRFKLPADADVVAVNRGQVRVAREVADKAGRPVMVMGSVGPTGKFVKPLGPLDFSDLVAAYEEQVRGLAEGGADIIVAETHFDLAEVRAVSVATRNVCDLPLCLSMTFEQGVSLTGTSPLTFIDTAQNLGADLVMVNCSAGPAQLAELAEAMAPRLSIPLVLRPNAGLPVLEDGETVFKMGPAEYAEQMAKLPKAGAKFLGGCCGTSPDHIAAVVKAVENMTPTLPESDWSGVVLTSRAASVPISAGGPFALIGERINPTGKKVLTEELQRGEFSQAMIYAKEQLEAGAPVLDVNVGAPMVDESTLLPDLVLRLVERHTAPLCLDSSSPEALEAGLAVYPGSALINSISGEEGRMETLGPLCKRYGAPFILLPLQGKKLPVAAADRIAIVEKLLAQAEELGIPRRLIMVDALALAVSSKPEAARECLDTIRYITQTLGLPTTLGLSNTSFGLPARELVNTTFLAMAMSAGLSSAIAHPGAPGFSETIASGEVLLGRDRKAANFIANYSDWKPGAAQAPAAARKKPAMEGLPDGELEMAVIQGEKEAVVKLVKQALENGERPFEIVNGKLIPAITAVGDLYERKEYFLPQLLLAAEAMQAGFGVVKPLLEEDAEAEVKPVFVMATVEGDIHDIGKNIVCLMLSNHGFDVIDLGKDVPAATIVEEARKRNASIIGLSALMTTTMVRMQDTVDLVKEQGLSAKVMLGGAVVTREFADSIGADGYADDAVGAVREAQKLLGARRKA, encoded by the coding sequence GTGTCTCTTTTTACGACCTTTCGAGATTCGCAAGGCGTTGTCGTATTGGATGGTGCCATGGGCACCATGTTTCAAGCCCGGGGCCTGCCCTCGGGAGTTTCCCCCGAGCTTTTCGGACAAGAGCGTCCAGACATCACCGCATCGATTCATCAAGCCTATGTGGACGCAGGCGCCTGCGGCCTGACCACGAACACCTTCGGCGGCACGCGTTTCAAGCTGCCGGCGGATGCCGACGTCGTCGCTGTGAACCGCGGCCAGGTCCGGGTTGCCCGCGAGGTTGCGGACAAGGCCGGCCGGCCCGTCATGGTGATGGGCAGCGTGGGTCCCACAGGGAAATTTGTCAAGCCTTTGGGACCACTGGACTTTTCTGATCTCGTGGCCGCGTATGAGGAGCAGGTCCGAGGCCTTGCCGAAGGCGGGGCCGACATCATCGTGGCCGAGACCCATTTCGATCTCGCCGAGGTACGAGCCGTTTCCGTGGCCACGCGCAACGTGTGCGACCTGCCGCTGTGCCTTTCCATGACGTTCGAGCAGGGTGTGAGCCTTACCGGCACGTCGCCGCTCACGTTCATCGACACCGCGCAGAACCTCGGCGCCGATCTGGTGATGGTCAACTGCAGCGCCGGACCGGCCCAGCTGGCCGAGCTGGCCGAAGCTATGGCTCCGCGGCTGTCCATCCCGTTGGTGCTGCGTCCCAATGCCGGACTGCCCGTGCTGGAAGACGGCGAGACCGTTTTCAAAATGGGGCCGGCAGAATACGCCGAGCAGATGGCAAAACTGCCCAAGGCGGGCGCGAAGTTCCTGGGCGGATGCTGCGGCACCTCCCCGGACCATATCGCCGCCGTGGTCAAGGCCGTGGAGAATATGACGCCCACGCTGCCGGAGTCCGACTGGTCCGGTGTCGTGCTCACCTCCCGCGCCGCTTCCGTGCCGATCTCGGCCGGCGGTCCATTCGCGCTCATCGGAGAGCGCATCAACCCCACGGGCAAGAAGGTGCTCACGGAGGAGCTGCAACGGGGCGAGTTCTCCCAGGCCATGATTTACGCCAAGGAGCAGCTGGAAGCCGGCGCCCCTGTTCTGGACGTGAACGTGGGAGCGCCCATGGTTGACGAGTCCACGCTTCTGCCAGATCTCGTGTTGCGTCTGGTGGAGCGCCATACCGCGCCGCTGTGTCTTGATTCATCGAGTCCCGAGGCGCTGGAGGCCGGGCTGGCCGTGTACCCCGGTTCCGCGCTCATCAATTCCATATCCGGCGAAGAGGGCCGCATGGAGACCCTGGGGCCGCTGTGCAAGCGCTACGGCGCGCCGTTCATCCTGCTGCCGTTGCAGGGCAAGAAACTGCCAGTGGCCGCGGCGGATCGCATCGCCATCGTGGAAAAGCTCCTGGCGCAGGCCGAAGAACTCGGCATTCCCCGCCGGCTGATCATGGTGGACGCCCTGGCCCTCGCCGTTTCCTCCAAGCCCGAGGCCGCGCGCGAGTGTCTGGACACCATCCGTTACATCACGCAGACGCTGGGCCTGCCCACCACGCTGGGGCTCTCCAACACCTCGTTCGGCCTGCCGGCCCGCGAACTGGTGAACACCACGTTCCTGGCCATGGCCATGAGCGCCGGCCTGTCCTCGGCAATTGCACATCCTGGTGCGCCCGGCTTCTCCGAGACCATCGCCTCGGGCGAGGTCCTGCTGGGACGCGACCGCAAGGCCGCCAACTTCATAGCGAACTACTCGGACTGGAAACCCGGCGCGGCCCAAGCGCCTGCTGCGGCCAGGAAAAAACCGGCCATGGAAGGACTGCCGGACGGTGAGTTGGAAATGGCCGTGATCCAGGGCGAGAAGGAAGCCGTGGTCAAGCTTGTAAAGCAAGCGCTGGAAAACGGTGAGAGACCTTTCGAGATCGTCAACGGCAAGCTCATTCCGGCCATCACGGCAGTGGGCGACCTCTACGAGCGCAAGGAGTACTTCCTGCCGCAGCTGCTGCTGGCTGCCGAGGCCATGCAGGCCGGCTTCGGCGTGGTCAAACCGCTTCTGGAGGAAGACGCCGAGGCCGAGGTGAAGCCCGTGTTCGTCATGGCCACGGTGGAAGGCGACATCCACGACATCGGCAAGAACATCGTCTGCCTCATGCTCTCCAACCACGGCTTCGACGTGATCGACCTGGGCAAGGACGTGCCGGCTGCGACCATCGTTGAGGAGGCCAGGAAGCGCAACGCATCCATCATCGGCCTGTCCGCGCTGATGACCACCACCATGGTGCGCATGCAGGATACCGTGGATCTTGTGAAAGAACAGGGACTTTCTGCCAAGGTCATGCTGGGCGGCGCCGTGGTGACGCGCGAATTCGCGGACTCCATTGGAGCGGACGGCTACGCCGACGACGCCGTGGGCGCGGTGCGCGAGGCGCAAAAACTGCTCGGAGCGCGCCGGAAGGCTTGA
- a CDS encoding sigma-70 family RNA polymerase sigma factor, which yields MKRRYRQDAMTAKTRKTDTKSSEMETPDQAAELDKDEPEVDDTDIDDTAPEAELEGEEIDGAEENPIADLPSLADLKDTRPVTQDALRLYLREISKFPMLEPEEEFELARRVRDSNDTQAAFRLVSSHLRLVVKIAMDFQRRWMQNVLDLVQEGNVGLMRAVQKFDPEKGIKFSYYAAFWIKAYILKFIMDNWRMVKIGTTQAQRKLFYNLSKERRRLQTLGYDPDTATLSKNLNVTEEQVQEMEQRLGSNDMSLDVTLGEDSTTTRLDILPAIGPSIEDRLATAEISSALQEQLQSILPKLNEKERDILEKRLLADPPVTLREIGEKYGITRERVRQLESRLLEKLRDHLTQEIDDFSPDWIIRND from the coding sequence ATGAAGCGCAGATACAGACAGGACGCCATGACCGCCAAGACCAGGAAAACTGATACGAAGTCCTCCGAGATGGAGACGCCCGATCAGGCCGCCGAGCTTGATAAGGACGAACCCGAAGTGGACGACACCGACATAGACGACACCGCACCCGAAGCCGAGCTGGAAGGCGAAGAGATTGACGGCGCCGAGGAAAACCCCATCGCCGACCTGCCCTCCCTGGCGGATCTCAAGGACACGCGGCCCGTCACCCAGGACGCCTTACGGCTCTATCTGCGGGAGATCAGCAAGTTCCCCATGCTCGAACCCGAGGAGGAGTTCGAGCTCGCCCGGCGCGTGCGCGATTCCAACGACACCCAGGCCGCGTTCCGGCTCGTTTCCTCGCATCTGCGTCTCGTGGTCAAGATCGCCATGGACTTCCAGAGGCGCTGGATGCAAAATGTGCTGGACCTCGTCCAGGAAGGCAACGTGGGCCTCATGCGCGCGGTGCAGAAGTTCGACCCCGAAAAGGGCATCAAGTTCTCGTACTACGCCGCGTTCTGGATCAAGGCCTACATCCTCAAGTTCATCATGGACAACTGGAGGATGGTCAAGATAGGGACCACCCAGGCCCAGCGAAAGCTCTTCTACAACTTGAGCAAGGAGCGCCGCCGGTTACAGACCCTTGGGTACGACCCGGACACCGCCACCCTCTCCAAGAACCTCAACGTGACGGAAGAGCAGGTGCAGGAGATGGAGCAGCGACTCGGCTCCAACGACATGTCCCTGGACGTGACTCTGGGCGAGGACTCCACGACCACGCGACTCGACATACTGCCGGCCATCGGACCCAGCATCGAGGACCGGCTCGCCACGGCCGAGATATCGAGCGCCCTGCAGGAGCAGTTGCAATCCATCCTGCCCAAGCTCAACGAGAAGGAGCGCGACATCCTGGAGAAACGGCTGCTGGCCGACCCGCCCGTCACACTGCGCGAGATCGGCGAGAAATACGGCATCACCCGCGAACGCGTTCGGCAGCTGGAATCCCGTCTGCTGGAGAAACTGCGCGACCACTTGACTCAGGAAATCGATGACTTCTCCCCGGACTGGATCATACGCAACGACTAA
- a CDS encoding tetratricopeptide repeat protein, with the protein MTTPHTLRRRCTSRRATTLAMLCAVLCLAACQVRSNNTMHVTDWDLSPEASATYHYLLLQDAKRSQNATMGRYAIDELLTIDPSPEVIAEAADFLWKSGNSVDTRTILQLGIEEYPDNIDLQLMLAQVFLAERQYDEALKTLEGYLAQNPEDIEIRRQLADLMMRSGRNLEALNLLATIPENKMDPELVYLEARSLGGLKRYGEAIAMLEDLIEQDPEFLEAWAELAYIHEEMENYEAAERAYAKLSTLGDPSRDLLLRLVEMNLKLGRVERAVKYVTEGPEQLTFYLPATTHFVEAGQYEAARRLVRDLLRQHPEMEELYFTLALIEYEGFKDTEATATALRSIEEDNRFYERAQRFRIHLLNESGDKQGALELAREMRDEMPEAVDFRLMESRLLESLGRLEEGIEVARQAAEKWPRNTEVLFNLGSLLDTAGAKDEAIEAMERIIELDPDHADALNYIGYTLADQNRELERAFELVAKAVSLKPDNGYIVDSLAWVYYRMGNYEKAWELIQEAIGLTNEDPILWEHYGDIARELGKLDEARNAYQTSLDKLEKESDKKRLRDKLETL; encoded by the coding sequence ATGACGACACCCCACACACTGAGGCGCCGCTGCACTTCTCGCCGCGCAACGACGCTGGCCATGCTCTGCGCCGTGCTCTGTCTGGCCGCCTGCCAGGTCAGGAGCAACAACACCATGCACGTCACGGACTGGGACCTCTCCCCTGAGGCCTCGGCCACGTATCATTATCTCCTGCTCCAGGACGCCAAACGATCACAGAACGCCACGATGGGCCGCTACGCCATAGACGAGCTTCTGACCATCGATCCATCGCCCGAGGTCATCGCCGAAGCCGCGGACTTCCTCTGGAAATCCGGCAACTCCGTGGACACGCGCACCATCCTCCAGCTCGGCATCGAGGAATATCCCGACAACATCGACCTGCAACTCATGCTGGCCCAGGTCTTTCTGGCCGAACGCCAGTATGACGAGGCCCTGAAGACTCTGGAAGGCTATCTGGCTCAGAATCCCGAGGACATCGAAATTCGCCGCCAGCTGGCCGACCTGATGATGCGCAGCGGCCGCAACCTCGAAGCCCTCAACCTGCTGGCCACCATTCCTGAGAACAAAATGGACCCCGAGCTCGTCTACCTTGAAGCCCGCTCGCTGGGCGGTCTCAAACGCTATGGGGAAGCCATTGCCATGCTCGAAGACCTCATCGAGCAAGACCCCGAGTTCCTGGAAGCCTGGGCCGAACTCGCCTACATCCACGAAGAGATGGAAAACTACGAGGCTGCGGAACGCGCTTACGCCAAGCTCAGCACTCTCGGCGATCCCTCGCGCGATCTCCTCCTGCGCCTTGTGGAGATGAACCTCAAGCTCGGCCGCGTGGAACGCGCCGTCAAGTATGTCACGGAAGGACCTGAACAGCTCACCTTCTACCTGCCGGCAACCACCCATTTCGTGGAGGCCGGGCAATACGAGGCCGCACGCCGTCTGGTCCGCGACCTCCTCAGGCAGCATCCGGAAATGGAGGAGCTCTACTTCACCCTCGCGCTCATCGAATATGAAGGTTTCAAGGACACGGAAGCCACGGCCACGGCGTTGCGGAGTATTGAAGAAGATAACCGCTTCTATGAACGCGCGCAGCGTTTCCGCATCCACCTGCTCAACGAAAGCGGCGACAAGCAGGGGGCTCTGGAACTGGCCCGGGAGATGCGCGACGAGATGCCCGAGGCCGTGGACTTTCGGCTCATGGAGTCCCGCCTGCTGGAATCCCTGGGCCGCCTGGAAGAAGGGATCGAGGTTGCTCGCCAGGCTGCTGAGAAGTGGCCCCGGAATACGGAGGTGCTCTTCAACCTCGGCAGCCTGCTGGACACCGCCGGCGCCAAGGACGAAGCCATCGAAGCCATGGAACGCATCATTGAGCTCGATCCGGACCATGCCGACGCTCTGAACTACATCGGCTACACCCTGGCCGACCAGAACCGCGAGCTTGAGCGCGCTTTCGAACTCGTCGCCAAGGCGGTGAGTCTCAAGCCGGATAATGGCTACATCGTCGACTCCCTGGCCTGGGTCTACTACCGCATGGGCAACTACGAAAAAGCGTGGGAGCTCATTCAGGAAGCCATCGGGCTCACGAACGAGGACCCCATATTGTGGGAGCATTACGGCGACATCGCCCGCGAGCTGGGCAAGCTGGACGAGGCCCGGAACGCCTACCAGACTTCGCTGGACAAACTGGAGAAGGAGTCGGACAAGAAACGGCTTCGCGACAAGCTGGAAACACTCTGA
- the rpiB gene encoding ribose 5-phosphate isomerase B has translation MDFVCLANIVYLGSDHAGYSLKREIIDHITSLKAAAEDLGTHTTDSCDYPDFAAAVCKAVAAKDDTLGILVCGTGQGMAMTANRMPGIRAAVCTNEFAARMARAHNDANVLCLGERILGAGLANSIVEAFLSTAFEGGRHQRRIERIDALTSGS, from the coding sequence ATGGACTTCGTCTGTCTGGCCAATATCGTTTATCTGGGATCGGACCACGCCGGCTACTCGCTCAAACGCGAGATCATAGACCACATCACCTCGCTCAAGGCCGCCGCTGAGGACCTGGGCACGCACACCACGGACAGCTGCGACTACCCCGACTTCGCCGCCGCCGTGTGCAAGGCCGTGGCCGCCAAGGACGACACTCTCGGCATCCTCGTCTGCGGCACCGGCCAGGGCATGGCCATGACCGCCAACCGCATGCCCGGCATCCGCGCCGCCGTGTGCACCAACGAGTTCGCCGCGCGCATGGCCCGCGCCCACAATGACGCGAATGTCCTGTGCCTGGGCGAACGCATCCTCGGCGCCGGCCTGGCCAACTCCATTGTAGAGGCATTCCTGTCCACCGCGTTCGAGGGCGGTCGCCACCAGCGCCGCATCGAGCGCATCGACGCGTTGACCAGCGGTTCCTAG
- the glpX gene encoding class II fructose-bisphosphatase: MNSEAPDRNLALDLVRVTEAAALASARWLGRGDKNSGDQAAVDAMRVSFETLNINGSIVIGEGEKDEAPMLYNGEAVGTGAGPLVDVAVDPVEGTRLLAYGRPNAICVVGIAPRGAMYVPPQSYYMQKLVLPAEAAEAADLDAPVDITLKKAATLLGKDVDDLVVFVLDKPRHAELIKEIRTAGARIQLHTDGDVMGSLMAVDPRSEVDVMMGTGGTPEGVLSACAIRGMGGRMVCRLDPQSDAEKQTLLDAGVDLGEVLTEKTLVRDENVFFACTGISSGTFIQGVRYHGRGATTQSLVIRGKTGTVRYIESQHNWDKLMRISAVKYD; this comes from the coding sequence ATGAACTCGGAGGCTCCGGACCGCAACCTCGCCCTCGACCTCGTTCGCGTCACCGAAGCGGCCGCACTGGCCTCGGCCCGTTGGCTTGGCCGCGGCGACAAGAACTCCGGCGACCAGGCCGCCGTGGACGCCATGCGCGTCTCATTCGAAACCCTCAACATCAACGGCTCCATCGTCATTGGCGAGGGCGAGAAGGACGAAGCGCCCATGCTCTACAACGGCGAGGCCGTGGGCACCGGCGCAGGGCCCCTGGTGGACGTGGCCGTGGACCCGGTGGAAGGCACGCGGCTGCTCGCCTACGGCCGGCCCAACGCCATCTGCGTAGTGGGCATTGCCCCGCGCGGCGCCATGTACGTGCCGCCGCAGAGCTATTACATGCAGAAACTCGTGCTCCCTGCCGAAGCAGCCGAAGCCGCGGACCTGGACGCTCCCGTTGACATCACCCTGAAAAAGGCCGCCACGCTCCTGGGCAAGGACGTGGACGATCTCGTGGTCTTCGTTCTGGACAAACCCCGCCACGCCGAACTCATCAAGGAAATCCGCACCGCCGGCGCGCGCATCCAGCTGCACACGGACGGCGACGTCATGGGCTCGCTCATGGCCGTGGACCCCCGCTCCGAGGTGGACGTCATGATGGGCACGGGCGGCACGCCCGAAGGCGTGCTCTCGGCCTGCGCCATCCGCGGCATGGGCGGCCGCATGGTCTGCCGGCTCGATCCACAGTCCGACGCCGAAAAACAGACCCTGCTCGACGCCGGCGTGGACCTCGGCGAAGTGCTCACCGAAAAAACCCTGGTCCGCGACGAAAACGTCTTCTTCGCCTGCACCGGCATCTCCAGCGGCACCTTCATCCAGGGCGTGCGCTACCACGGCCGCGGCGCCACCACGCAATCCCTGGTCATCCGCGGCAAGACGGGCACGGTCCGCTACATCGAATCCCAGCACAACTGGGACAAGCTCATGCGCATAAGCGCGGTGAAATACGACTGA
- a CDS encoding DUF6932 family protein, which yields MFDANGNLPPGLHDWTHAECHKNLVVAFANSTTTRKTIWVGYEEFCQVLKDVGVPCEQLLDGSYVTNKVDPNDLDIITIANKDDIDGLPSNVLDVLKFYFMREKTKNICHCHSFLFVTVPEDHHHYELLVKARNKMQDFFSLDRSGNAKGLVRRIL from the coding sequence ATGTTTGACGCCAATGGAAACTTACCACCAGGACTGCACGATTGGACTCATGCTGAATGCCATAAAAACTTGGTAGTAGCATTTGCCAACTCGACTACGACAAGGAAAACAATCTGGGTAGGGTATGAAGAGTTTTGCCAAGTTCTCAAAGATGTGGGAGTACCTTGTGAACAGCTGTTGGATGGAAGCTATGTTACTAATAAAGTCGATCCTAATGATTTAGATATCATCACTATTGCTAACAAGGACGACATAGACGGTTTGCCAAGTAATGTGTTAGATGTTTTGAAGTTTTATTTCATGCGAGAAAAGACTAAGAATATTTGTCATTGTCATTCATTCTTATTCGTAACAGTTCCTGAAGATCATCATCATTATGAACTGTTGGTGAAAGCTCGTAATAAAATGCAAGATTTTTTTAGTTTAGATAGGTCAGGTAATGCTAAAGGTCTAGTTAGAAGGATCTTATAA